One stretch of Natrinema sp. HArc-T2 DNA includes these proteins:
- a CDS encoding helix-turn-helix domain-containing protein, translating into MSSGTIDIDEFENADDDEFEERNDTERIVLFLDENDDRAWKAATIAEQLELDTDAVSAILSRLKERGLVRHKRPYWAITDNEDRLRAAYRLHQHHQTADEQYGEEDLEELKTDEMEEVR; encoded by the coding sequence ATGTCGAGCGGCACCATCGATATCGACGAGTTCGAGAACGCCGACGACGATGAATTCGAGGAACGAAACGACACCGAGCGGATCGTGCTGTTCCTTGACGAGAACGACGACCGGGCGTGGAAGGCGGCGACGATTGCTGAACAACTCGAACTGGATACGGACGCCGTTAGTGCGATCCTCTCGCGACTGAAGGAACGAGGTCTTGTGCGGCACAAGCGCCCGTACTGGGCGATCACAGACAACGAGGACCGGCTTCGAGCCGCCTACCGACTTCACCAGCACCACCAGACTGCAGACGAGCAGTACGGCGAGGAAGATCTCGAGGAGTTGAAAACTGACGAGATGGAGGAAGTGCGGTGA